The DNA segment GTATGTGTGTAATAATCCAAACCACGCACCAAGCGATCATCCACTTCATAAGGAATACCCAAAGCGGCCAAGGCGGCTAAAACACGATTGAAATAGTCCCTTGATTCTTCATTTAAATACTCCATTAGACGAGGCGCATTGTGCAAACATTCTTGATTATGATCCATCTTACAATCCAAGATACGTAATGGATTTTGTTCATAACGACGATGACAATCGGTACATAAATTTTCTAAATGTGGTTTAAAGTGTTCCTTTAAAGCTAGACGATAATTCGCTCTTGACTCATCATCCCCTAAAGTATTAATTAAGACCTTAATGGAAGAAATACCCATTTGTTTCACAATGTCATAGCCTAAAGCGATTGTTTCAGCATCTAATTCAGGAGATTTAGCACCAATATTTTCAACCCCAAATTGAGTGAATTGACGTTGTCTTCCTTTTTGTGGGCGTTCATGGCGGAACATCGCTCCTAAATAATACAAACGAGCCGGTAATTCCATAAAACCATATAATTTATGTTGATCAAAAGCACGAATCACCCCTGCTGTTCCTTCTGGTCTTAGGGTATACGATTCATCTCCCGTCGCAAAAGTATACATTTCTTTATTGACCATATCGGAAGAATCATTTTCTCGTTTGAAAACCCTCGTTTCTTCAAAATATGGTGTACGAATTTCTTTATAACGGTATTTTTTTGTTGTTTGGCGGATTACTTCTTCCACATAGTGCCACTGATTCATCTCTTTTGGCAAAATATCGTAAGTTCCTCTTGGTGTTTGATAACTCATAACTTCATCCTTTCTTAATCAATAAAAACGTCCTTAGAAAAGGACGCTGATGCGCGGTACCACCTTAATTCATGAACTTAAGTCCATGCTCTTTAACCTTAACGCAGTATCACGTACTTTCCTACTCTTTTCAGAAAATCTTCTCCCGAGTGTCCCAAACAATTCAACCATCAATGCTTACACCAAACCATTGTCGCTAAATTGGTTTCCTTGTTCTTTTCTCTTTCTTTGAATTGTCTTCGTCATTATACACTATTTTTCAAAAGAAAAACCTGCTTTATAGCACAGGTCTTAATAAATCGCTCTTTCCACCGATAGAATGGAATCAATTTTACGAATATTTGCCATTAAATTCTCTAACTGCTCCAAATTTTTTACACGAACCGACATTGTGAAGCGAGCGGTTAAGGTTTCATGATTAGTCGTCGCATTGATAGCTTCTAAATTTAATCGACATTGTGAAACAACGGTTACGATATCCGTTAGTAAAAAGTTACGATCACTGGCGATGACCAACAAATCAGTTTGGTAAGTTTGATCAACTTCTCTATCCCCCCAATAGACATCAATTAAATGAGCTCCTTTGTGCTTTGCGTTTGGACAAATGGTTCGATGCACCTTCACCCCTTCCGTCTTGGTGATATTACCAACGATTTCATCATTGTACACCGGTAAACAACAATGCGCTAAAGACATTTTAATCGAATCAATACCCGGCACCACTAAACCGGACTTTGATACTTTCTTAACCGCCGCTTTATTTAAGGAACGAGATAAGTTCATATCTTCTGCCACCCTGGACTTTTGGTTTGTTAAACGCTCAGCCACTGAGCTAACACTAATATTTCTGGTCGCAATCCCATACATCAACTCTGTATAATTTGAAGCTTGTGCCTGCATTGAGTTACAAACATCCATGATTTTTGCTTTATCCATGTATTCTTTCGCATCAAAACCACGTTTTCTCAATTCTTCGCTCAATAAACGTTCACCATCTGGAACACGATCTTCTTTTAATTGTGATTCTTTCTTTTGGAAATAAGCTTTAATCTTATTCTTAGCTTGATTGGTCTTAACAACATTTAACCAGTCTTCTGATGGTCCTGTTCCTTTTTGAGTGCGAATATTGACCACATCTCCAGTATGAAGGGTCGTGTTTAAAGGAACCATAGCATCATTCACAATCGCACCAACGGTTGTATGACCAACATCGGTATGAATCCGATACGCAAAGTCTAAAGGAGTTGCCCCACTTGGTAAATCAATGACTCTTCCTTTTGGTGTCATCACATAAACATTAGCTTCAAATATATCCTTTTGTAAAGTTTCCATGTATTCGGAAGGACTGGAATTTTCTTCTGAATAAATCGCAAAATCTTTAAACCATGATAGCTTGGCTTCAATTTCTTTATTGGCGGTGTGTTTGTCGTATTTCGTTCCTTCTTTATAACGCCAATGAGCCGCAATACCTTTTTCCGCTATGGCATCCATTTCTTCTGTACGGATTTGCACCTCAAAAATCTTGCCCGAATCACCAATTATTGTTGTATGCAAAGATTGATACATATTTGGTTTCGGAACCGCAATATAATCCTTTAAACGACCGGGAATCGGCTTATAAGTTGCATGAATATACCCTAAGACTTCATAACAATTCAATTCTGTTTTTGTTACAATGCGGATTGCTAGCAAATCTAAGATTTCATCAAAGCGCTTATTCTTTTTTTTCATCTTTCGATAAATGGAATACAAATGCTTTGAACGCCCGAAAATACGGAATTCCAAATGATTTTCTTTTAAAATCTTTGAAATATTTTGAATCATCACATTCACATTATGATCACGTTCGGTTTTCTTAGCTTCCACTAAATGTGCAATACGGTAATATTCGTCACGGTTTAAATAATAAAAGCTTAAATCTTCTAGTTCATTCTTAATGGTCGAAATACCCAAGCGATGAGCAATAGGCGTGTACACATCCAACGTCTCTGATGCAATTCTTTTTTGGCTTGCTTCAGTTTGAAATTGAAGTGTGCGCATATTATGCAGACGATCGCAAAGCTTAATTAAAATGACACGTATATCTTTGGCCATCGCAATAAAAATTTTACGATGGTTCGCCGCTTGATATTCAGGGTCATCTTTCCCCTTGTATTCTAAAGTGCCAATCTTTGTGACAGATTCCACCAAGGAAGCGACTTCTTCACCAAAATCTTCAGCTAACACACTTTTTGAAACACCACAATCCTCAATGACATCATGCAAAAAACCGGCGCTAATCGTCTGTGGATCCACTCGTAAGGTAGCCAAGATATACGCCACATTCGCTAAATGAATAAAATAAGGTTCCCCACTTTTACGAAATTGACCAGCGTGTTTTTCAATGGCGTAATTAGCCGCCTTTTCAATCAAGGAGAGAGATTCTTCTTGATGAATGTAGGATTTAGCTTCTTCTAAAACATCCGATACACCGGGATTATTCATGAATTGTTTCATCTCTCCTCCTTTCATTCCAAGAAAGCAGCGAACTATCGCTGCTTTGCTTTATTGATCGCTTAATTCCACCATACTAAAGACATCGTAATCTTTTAACACTTCTCTTCCTTCCATGCCATTACCATATAACTCAATGATAAAAGCACAACCAGCAACCGTACCACCTAGTTCTTCAACCATTTCACAAGTTGCCTTTGCAGTACCGCCTGTTGCCAATAAGTCATCCACGATTAAAACACGTTGTCCAGATTGAATGGCATCTTTATGCATAAACACTTCGTTAGTACCATATTCCAAAGTATAGCCTTTAGAAATAGTTTCGCGAGGTAATTTTCCCGGTTTGCGTACGGGAATAAAACCAATACCCATTTGTACAGCTAAAGGACAACCAAAAATGAAACCACGGCTTTCTGGTCCGACGATGACATCCGCTTTGACTTTTCTAGCATAGCTTTCTAATTGATTGGTTACTTCTTGAAACGCTTCTCCATTTTGAATCAATGGCGTAACGTCTCTAAACAAGATTCCCTTGCTTGGAAAATCCGGAATAGAGGCGATATAGTCTACTAAATTGAGTGCCATAATAATCTCCTTTTTTAAAAATGCAATTGTATTATATCATTGTCACCATAAATCTTCGATAACCATTTGGATTTTCTCTTGATTCCGAAAAGAATTAATGGAAAGGGTGCCAATAAAGTGGGAAGCTTGTAAATTGGCTTGAATGCCTTTATTAGCATAAAGAATAGCTTCTACTTTTTCTCCATTTACTTTAAAACTGTATTTTTGCATAGAAGAATAGGCTTTAAATTCAATAAAATCCGGTTTTTCAATACAAATCAATGGCTCTTTCCATTCACTTGGATAAGGTTCTAAATTCATTAAAGCTTGCACTGCCTTAAAGCTTAAATCCTCCGGTTCCAAGACCAATACATCTTTGCCCTTATCTTCTTGACTTTCAAGCTGAAGATTGGCGACATAGGTTTGAAAAGCTGAAAAATTTTCTTCTGAAACACTTAAACCACAAGCCTGTTCATGACCACCAAAGCTTTCAAAAAACGCAAAGTCTTTTAAAGCTTCAAATAAATTCACACCCGGAACAGAACGACCACTTCCCTTGATAATATCACCATCGGTTTTCGTTAACACCAAACAAGGACGTTTAATTTGGTTTGTTATTCGACCTGCAATTTGCCCACAAATCCCTTCTAACAAATCTGGATCATAAAGAACTTCAATCGCTTTCCCCTGCACTTTATTTTCCAATTCTTTTGCTTTCAGTTGGGAAGCTTTTTTTCTTTCTTGATTGATTTGATCAATCTGCTTGGCCATTTTGTTTTGGGCTTCTTCATTCTTGGTTAATAAGTACTTGACTAATTGGTTCACATTCGCTAAATGGCTCATTCTTCCTAAACTATTTAACTTAGGAATAATAGTAAATTGAAGTGTTTGAACATCGATTTGACTACCCTTAGAAACTAATTTTTGCAAAGCGGGAACACAACCTTCTTGCAAATATTGAACTGCTTTTTGAATTAAAGTTCGTGTTTGTGCAAAGGGAGGCATCACATCCCCCAAGGCAGCAACCCCGGCTAAGGCAATCATTTCTTTGACTTCACCAATTAGATAATAAGAAATTTCTAAAGCCACTCCTGCTCCTGAAAAATAACGATACTCTTTTTCCATAAAAGTTGGATGCACAAGAATATCCACCGGAACCGGTTCTTCAATTTGGTGATGGTCGGTCACAATTACCTCAATACCTAGCTCTTTCGCTTTTTCCAAAGCGGGAAAGGCTTTTACACCATTATCCACTGTCAAAATCAAAGAATAACCTTTTTCTTTCGCCAGCTCAACCGTATGCACTTGTAAGCCATAGCCCTCTTTGACGCGGCCCGGAATATAATAACCATTTTTAATCCCATATTGATCCAAGCTATATTTCATGATACCGGTTGAACAAACACCATCACAATCATAATCGCCGGCAATTAAGACTTTCTCTTGTTTCTCTTTCGCCATTTTTAAACGCTCAACACACTTTAAAACACAATCAGCTTTGGAATATACAATTTCTCTAGGCGCTGATAAAACTTCTTGAATTTTGGTTTCATCTTCTGTCACCATGCTTAATAGCTTACCCACTAAGTTTTCTACGGGATAAGGATTATATTCTATCTTTTGTTTATTCCACATCATTTTTCACCATTTCCTTAAATTGATGACCACGGTCTTCAAAGTTTTTAAAAGCATCGTAAGAAGAAGCGGCTGGCGATAATAAAATCATTCTTCCTTGATTCGTAATCTTTTTCGCTAGTGAAACAGCTTCTTTCAACGTTTCTACTGCATAGAAATTCTTTTCTTTCTTTCCTAATTCCGAAAGAATTCTTTTTCCTGTCGCATACATGAAAATATAGTAGTACATTGGATGGGTTTGAATGTAATTCTCCAATACCTGATAATCAATGCCACGATCCATACCACCAATTAAAATGGTTTGTACCAAGGGAAGGCTTTCAATAGCTTGAATACAAGATTGACCAATGGTGGAAATAGAATCATTCACATAATGAATGCCTTTATATTCACCTATGTATTCCAAACGATGTTCCAAAGGTTCAAATTCTTTTAGACCTTGTTCAATAGCTTTTCGATGCATCCCTAATTCCATAGCAATCGCCACTGCTATCGCCATATTTTGTTCATTATGATGACCAATTAATTTTGTCTTGGGCATAGTCATTTTAGCAACCGGATTGATGAAATACCCATCTTTCGCATAAACATCTTTTTGAAGATACCAAGCTTTCTGAAGCTTTGGTAAAAAATCCGGTAAATCAGGATGAACAATCGCTAAATCATTGTCTTGTTGGTAAGCATAGATATGGGATTTCGCTAAACCATATTTTGCAAAGCTGCCATAATGATCCAAATGTTCTTCATAAAGATTTAAAAACACAGCAATATGAGGAGATACACGTGTATATTCCATTTGATGACAAGATAATTCAAAAACCGCCAAGGCACCTTGTTCCATAGCTTCGATTTCCTCGAAACATGGTTTACCGATATTGCCAACTAAAACCACTTTTTTCTCTTGTTTTAAAAGCGCATAGACTAAAGAGCTAGTGGTACTTTTACCCTTAGTACCAGTAATACCAATAACTTGTTCACGATACATTCTTAGAAATAATTCCGTTTGCGAGCTAATGGTTTCTAATTCTTGATCAGGTTTTAAAACGATACCTGGTGCTTTTAAGATGCAATCAAAATCTTGTAAGTTCACTTCTTCAATGGTCTTTAAAGTAGCTTTTTCATAGTTCTTTTGAAAAGCCGGTGAACCTTTTTGATCAATTAAAGTGAGTTCCATTTCCGGTAATAAATGGTGCAAAAAATAATACGATGATTCTCCTTCTTGACCTAAACCCCAGATCGCTATTTTTTTATCTTTGCATAAAGTTTTCCATTGTTCCAACATGCTTATTCTCCTCTAATAAATCCACTACATCTAATAAACTATCAAGTTTAAAATCAATCGCTTCCTTGAAGTCATTATCCACTTTTATTGTATCCTCTATGAAGATAGAATGCATACCTGCTTTTTTTGCGGCTAAGATACCCGCTTTTGAATCTTCTGAAACAAGACACTCTTTTGGATTTACATCTAATACTTTTGCCCCTAACAAGAATATATCTGGATTTGGTTTAGCATATTTAACCATATCTCTGCCAATAATTGTTTCAAACTGCAAAGGGTAAGAAACAGTATTTACTAAAGTTTGCACATACTCCGAATGGGAGGACGAACAAATCGCAAGCTTATACTTTTCTTTTTCAAGGTATTGAAATAAAGGAATTAATCCTTTGCGATTTAAACAGTCCTTTTGAATACGACCAAAAATCTAAATCAAAATGTCTTTTTTTAACGAAAATCTCAATATCGTCAAAATGAAGTTGATGCAGATAATCCGCTATTTCTTTTCCACCGGAACCAGTGATATGTCGAAAAAAATCATTGGGTAATTCTTTATGATAAATACTCCTTGCTTCTTGCCAAATCCTATTCGCAATGCTTTCAGTTTCAAACATCAAACCATCACAATCGAACAATAGTGCCTTTATTTCCATATCTCCCCCAGCAAAGAAGCCGTAAGATCATTCGATTTTACGGCTTCTAATTATTCTTAAGCATTGATACCTGGAATAGTGTATTCATCCAAGTGTTCTTTTCGACTTTCTTTCTTTTTCTTATTCTTTTCCTTTGGTTTATGGTGTGTACGAATGTAGTTCCATAAAATTGGTGAGATGAAAATAGATGAGAAAGTACCGGCCATTAGTCCCACTAGCATCGCAAAGATGAATGTGAAGATAGCTCGACTTCCAAAAGCTAATAAAATAATAACTGGAACAATCGTTGTAAAGGAAGAATTAAGGGCTTCTTTAATCGTCGCATCAATGGCATCATTGACAACCATCTTATAGTCAACACTTGCTTTATTCTTATGAAGTCTCATTTGTTCACGAATACGGTCGAAGACAATAATGGAGTTATTAATCGAATAACCAATAATCGTCAATAAGACTGAAATCAACTCAATATTCACTTCTAACCTTAATATGCCAAAGACGGCTAACACAATTAAGACATCATGCACCAAAGCCAGCAAACAGGATAAGGCATAATCCCATTCATAACGGATGGTCACATAAGACATCATCGCAATCCAAGCCACAATCGTTAAGATAAAGGCATTATGAACTAAGTCACGACCAACCACCGGTGTAACAATATTATCACCGGGTTCTTGTCCATAAACCTTCTTTAAATCTTTCTTCACTTGGGTTAGTTGTTCCGTTGAGATAGCTTGCTTGGTTGTCGCATAAACCGTCTTATCTCCAGACGCCTGGAAAGAATAGCCCTTTAAGCCCAACTTTTCAAATTCCTTTTGAACCTCCATTGTTGTAATGTTCTTATTAGAAGCAACGGTTAATTTTGTACCAGAGCTAAAATCAATTCCTAAGTTAAAGAAACCATTGCCTTTGACTTGATTAAAAATACCCAGACCTAAGAAAAGTGCTATCACTACAATTGCTGTACGAATTAGATATTTCGCTTTACCAACATAATCCACATGATGTGTTCCTGTGTAGAACTGTTTTTCACCATTTGAAACATCTGGAATTTGGTTTGGTTTTACTGCAAACCAAGTTGGATGATTATCACAAACACCAGACTTCACAACAAGATCTAATAAAATCTTAGATAAACCAACATTTAAGACCAATGTCATAAAGACAGTAATCATCAACATTGTCGCAAAGCCTTTGACCGTACCAGAACCCCAAATATACATAATTAAAGCCGCAATTAAGGTTGTGAATTGGGCATCAAAGACAGCCGCAAAAGATAGCTTTTGCCCTTCTTTAACAGCAGTTCGAATCGATTTACCAGCATACATTTCTTGACGAATACGTTCATAATTGACAATATTCGCATCAACTGTCATGCCAATTCCCAATACCAAGGCACCAATACCCGATAGAGTAAAGGTAGCACCCATTAAGGCATAAATACCAAAAACAGCCCAAATATAAGATATCAACATAATAGAAGCGATGATACCCGGTAAACGATACATGAAAATCATAAATAGCATCACAATACCAACGCCAATCATACCCGCAAAAGCAGTCTTACTAAGAGCGTCTTGCCCATAAGCCGCCGAAACAACATTGGAAGAAATTTCATTTAACTTCACTGGTAAAGAACCGGAGTTGATTAAGTTCGCTAAGGTACGAGCACTTTCTTCCGTAAAATTACCTTGAATAATGGAATCACCTGATAAGGCTTGGTTAACCGAAGCCGCAGAAACGTATTTTGGTTCTTTTCCTTGCGCTTGTTTTTGTGCTTCCGCTTTATAAGAATCACCTTCCTTATAGTCTAACCAGATAACCATAACATTTTCACCTTTGGTTTTTCTGGAGATTTCTCTAGTAATGGCTTGGAATTTCGCATTATTAGCTACTTTAAAAGAAACTACCGGTTCACCATTTTGGTAAGCTAAAGAAGCACCACCTTCTTGCAGGATGGAAGAATCGGCTAACTCTTTATCATTCACATCACGGAAGGTTAACTTAGCGGTAGTTCCAATTAACTTACGAGCCGTATCTAAATCCTTGGCACCAGCCAATTGGACACGCACACGATTATTCCCTTCCACACTAATTTGTGGTTCGTTTACCCCTAAGACATTCACACGCTTACTGATACTATTGATGACCGACGGCATGTCCACCGCTTTCCCTTTTTGAAGCGGCTCAATCTGGTAAAGGATTTCAAATCCCCCTTGCAAATCAAGACCAAGGTTAATATGACGAATAATGGTCTTATAGGTTGTGGAAGCCAATACAATCAAAAGAGCAACGATTAAACCGAATACCCCTAGACTTCCTCTTTTATTTTTCTTTTTTGGCATCTTATCCTCCAATCATTTCTGAAAAATCGGTTATTGGCATCTTAGCCCCCTCACGGATGGCTTGGACCGATAAAAAACGAATAATATCTTTCGCTTCAATCTTCCAAATCGTATCCACCGCCTCGGTTAAGCTATCGCTTATTCCATTTTTCCAGATAAACAAAGTTAAATAGTCTTCTAAGTCACTATAACTAAGAGTCGGAACTTGTGTCCTTTTCATCTGTTCTAATTTTAAAACCATCGCTAATTGAACCGATGGATGATTTACATCGAAGACTTCTTTGTTCATTCTTCCTCCCAGTTCGACAATTATAACAAAAAAAAGAGCTCTATTGTAGAGCTTTTTAATGAATTAATAGCCATAAGCCAATCATCGCAAAGAAAAATTCCAATAACCAGAATAAATAAACAACTTGAACTTCCTTCAATCCCCAGATTTTAAAGCTATAATGAATTGGTGTATAAGGGAAAACACGATGATGAAATAATTTTACTGCACTAATTTGAATGATAACACTCATGGCTTCAAGAACAGGAATACCGGCAATTAATATCAAAGCTAATTCAGTGTGCGTAATCAAGGCAATCGTTGCTAAAGAACCACCCAAAGCTAAAGAGCCTGTATCGCCCATAAAAACCTTCGCCGGTTTATGATTAAAGAATAAATAACCAAATAAACTACCTCCCATAGCCGCACAAAAGATAGCGATGACTGGTAATTGTTTCTGAATAGCGTAGATAAAATAAGCCATAAAAGCAATCAAACTCACCCCACCGGCTAAACCATCCATACCATCGGTTAAATTGACCGCATTAGTTGATCCCATAAACATCAATAGGATAATGATAAGAAAGCCGAGGCATTGGAAAATAGAAGCTCCTTTTAAATAATCCAAGCCTTTCATTTGATAAAGAAGAAATGTCATCACAATAGCTAGAATGGCTTCAATCAATAAACGAGTTCTCGCTTTTAAACCGGCGTTATTTCGTTTCAAAACAACCGTCATATCATCCACAAATCCAATCATTCCAAAGCCAACAAGCCCTAGCACTAACATCCATAGTGTTAAATCGCCTTTATTTGGCGCAAAGATAATAGTCGTTACCATTGTCACAAGGGAGAACAATAGTCCTGCCATAATAGGTGTTCCGCTTTTCTTTTCTAAAGCATATTCTGATTCGGTTTGTTGGATAGATACTTTCTTTAAATATTGGATGAATTTAGGCATAATCACCAACACTAAAGCACTACTTAAATAGAAAGCCATCGCTGATGTAGTCGGCATTCCAAGCGCAACAATAATGCATCCTAAGAGATAAATACCAATTTCTATATATTTTTTCTTCATTCTCTTTTTCCCCTTATGTTCCTAGCTGAATTTCTATCTTATCATTTTTATGCACCACAGAGTTAGCTGGAACGGACTGTTTCAAGACAACACCATTTCCCTTTACGACAAAATTTAATCCCGTCACATCTCGTAATGATTCAATTTCTTTACGCGACCAACCACGCAAATCCGGTAGATTAAATTGATTCTTATCCATCACTAAAAATACTTTTTCATTTGATAATACACGATGTGTCGCAAGTGGATATTGACTAATAACCGATTGTCCTTCTCCGAGAACCAATAAATTGACTTTGCTTGATTTCAATTGTTGCTTAGCATAAGGCAAACTATGATTCACAACATTTGGCATCGTGGATTGAATCAGTTGTGTTCCTTTATCTTTTTGTTCACTTGATTTTACCGTTTTATCACTAAAACCATAGGTCATCGCAACCTTTCTTAAGAAAGCCTTTTGTGGCTCAACATCGACATGAGCACTTAGATTATCCGGTCCTTTAAACGCATAATACACCAAAACCTTTGGATTTTCAGCCGGCATCGCACACATGAAAGAAGAAATTGTCTTTCCTGTATCATAACTACCCTTTTCCGCTACTTGGGTTGTTCCGGTCTTACCCATCAATTTCACATTTGGAATTTGGTAATACTTCGCTGAACCGGTTTTATTATGAACAACCTGTGTCATTACTTTTTGAATTTGCTTGGCTGTTTCGGCTTTAATAGGTTTACCAACAACCGTTTTCTTGGCTTGATAAATCACCTTGGAAGAATCGTAAGCATCCTTAATTGATTCCACAAAATATGGTTTTACCAATTCTCCATTACCGGTTAAAGCCGTATAAGCCTGCAACAATTGAATCAGTGTTACCGTTGAACCCTGTCCAAAGGATAAAGCAACCTTATCTCCCGGATAATTATAATTTAGACTTGTGGCGGTTTCCGGAATACCATCGGTATCCACATTTTGAAAGAAATGAAATTTCTTCAAATATTCCAAATAAATGGTTGGATTGATGTATTCGGTTAAAATCGTTGCCGCAATCGTATTTAAAGAATGAATTAAACCGGAATCTAAGCTTTGACTATTCCATTGACGACGACGAGCGTTGTAGATACAACCATAGCTATTGCTTTCACTTGAACGAACAGGGTTATTTTTATTATCGGATGTAAAACACCATTTATTTCCCTCCGCTTTCTTTTCACCATTATACTTACTTTCATTCATAGCCGCCGCCCAGGTGAACGATTTCATTGTTGAACCCGGTTCATATGGCATTTGCATACCAAAGTTTGAGTATTCCTTGATGTTTTCAAGTGTATTTGGATTAAAAGAATTGGATTGACCCCAAGCCACCACACGACCGGTATCAATTTCCATCGCCGCGCCCCAAACTGCTTCCGCTTTCATATTCTTCATAGTTTGTTTCATAGACTCCTCGAGGGTATTTTGAATACCGGAATCCAAGGTTAAAGTCACGTTATTGCCATTCACTGCCGCTTTGGTTTCTTGTTTCATACCTGGTAATACATAGCCATTTTTATCTCTTTGTTCAACAATCGATCCATTTTCCCCTGTGAGATAGTTATTTAAATACATTTCTAATCCCATCTTACCAACGGTATTCCCTTTGGTATCACTAACCGCATATCCAATCAAATTCGTAGCAAACTGTCCATTTGGATAAACACGCTTAATAGAATCTCGGAATTCAATACCGGGAAGCTTGGCTTCATCAATTTTTTCCTTTGTTGCCTTGCTTAAATTACGACCTTTTACACCCAATTCAGTTTGGTAGATTTTTTGATTGAATTTTTTGCGAAGCTCTTCTTTTGAAATACCTAAGATAGAGCTTAAAACCTCAGCCGTATGTTCTTTATCTTTGACATATGCCGGCTTTTTATCACCGGTTAAGCGCTCCTTCAAAACACAAATAATATCGTAGGTACGATTATCTTGGGCTAAGACATTACCATTGCGATCATAAATCACACCCCGAAGAGCTTGTTCAGTTTTTGTGACTACATTTGCTTTATCAATATATGGTTTTAAATCCGTCTTTGAACGCATATGGTATTTCCCAATGCTTACCTGAAAGACAGAATAGATCAAAAGGAAAAAAACCAGTGATGAAACCACTAATATTTTTCCACTTTCTGCTATCACTCTCTTTTTTGCCATACTTACTCACCCATTTTGGTATCAGGAGTTTGAACGGTTGTGATATTAGCTTGATTACGAGTTAAACCTTTTTTATTTGCAATTTTATTAATGCGATCAGAAACCAATAACTTTTGTGTTTCAACCGCAATAGCGTTGTTTTGTAACTCTAATGTCGCTGTTTCTGATTTCACTTTTTGCACTTGAGTTGCTAAAGAGTTATTCAAATTGCTAATGAACAAAGATGATACCAAATATAGTATAAACGCTAAAATAAATGTCATCATATAAATA comes from the Bulleidia sp. zg-1006 genome and includes:
- a CDS encoding penicillin-binding protein, which translates into the protein MAKKRVIAESGKILVVSSLVFFLLIYSVFQVSIGKYHMRSKTDLKPYIDKANVVTKTEQALRGVIYDRNGNVLAQDNRTYDIICVLKERLTGDKKPAYVKDKEHTAEVLSSILGISKEELRKKFNQKIYQTELGVKGRNLSKATKEKIDEAKLPGIEFRDSIKRVYPNGQFATNLIGYAVSDTKGNTVGKMGLEMYLNNYLTGENGSIVEQRDKNGYVLPGMKQETKAAVNGNNVTLTLDSGIQNTLEESMKQTMKNMKAEAVWGAAMEIDTGRVVAWGQSNSFNPNTLENIKEYSNFGMQMPYEPGSTMKSFTWAAAMNESKYNGEKKAEGNKWCFTSDNKNNPVRSSESNSYGCIYNARRRQWNSQSLDSGLIHSLNTIAATILTEYINPTIYLEYLKKFHFFQNVDTDGIPETATSLNYNYPGDKVALSFGQGSTVTLIQLLQAYTALTGNGELVKPYFVESIKDAYDSSKVIYQAKKTVVGKPIKAETAKQIQKVMTQVVHNKTGSAKYYQIPNVKLMGKTGTTQVAEKGSYDTGKTISSFMCAMPAENPKVLVYYAFKGPDNLSAHVDVEPQKAFLRKVAMTYGFSDKTVKSSEQKDKGTQLIQSTMPNVVNHSLPYAKQQLKSSKVNLLVLGEGQSVISQYPLATHRVLSNEKVFLVMDKNQFNLPDLRGWSRKEIESLRDVTGLNFVVKGNGVVLKQSVPANSVVHKNDKIEIQLGT